The Candidatus Denitrolinea symbiosum DNA window GCAGCTTGGCTGGAATTTCACTCTCGCCAGCCCCGAAGGATACGACCTGAATCCCAGGGCGGTCGAGGTCGCGGAGCAGATCGCGAAGAAGACGAAGAGCAGGCTGAACTTCATCCGCGACCCGCACGAGGCGGTGAGGGGCGCGCACGTCCTCTACACCGACACATGGACTTCGATGGGACAGGAAGCCGCCGCCGACACGCGCGAGCATATCTTCCCGCCGTATCAAGTCAACGCGAAACTCGTCGGCGAAGCGGACAAGGACGTGATCGTGATGCACTGCCTGCCCGCCCACCGCAACCACGAGTTGACCGACGAGGTGGCGGACGGTCCGCACTCGGTCATCTTCCCGCAGGCCCACAACCGTCTCCACGCGCAGAAGGCGATTTTGGCGAGGCTCTTCGGCGTGGCGTAAATTATCATGCGTTATGCAGCGCGTAACGCGAAAAAATTTGGAGGCTGCATGAACACCCAGGAATACATTGCTTTAGAAGAACAATACGGCGCGCGCAACTACCGTCCGCTGGACGTGGTGATCGAGCGCGGCGAAGGCGTGTGGGTTTACGACGTGGACGGTCGGAAGTATCTCGACTGCCTGAGCGCCTACTCCGCCGTCAACCAGGGACACGTCCACCCGAAGATCCTCGAAGCCATGCTCGAGCAGGCGAAGAAATTGACGCTCACCTCGCGCGCCTTCCGCAACGACCAACTGCCCCTGTTCTACAAGGAACTGGCCGAAATGACCGGCTACGAAATGTCCCTGCCAATGAACAGCGGCGCGGAAGCGGTGGAAACGGCCATCAAACTGGCGCGCAAGTGGGCCTATACCGTCAAAGGCGTGGCGCGTCACCAGGCCGAGATCATCGTCTGCGCGGGGAATTTCCACGGGCGGACGACCACCATCATCTCGTTCTCGACCGAACCGTCATACCGCGACAACTTCGGCCCGTTCACGCCGGGCTTTCTCGTCGCGCCCTACGGCGACGCGGAAGCCATCCGCCGCCTCATCACGTCCAACACGGCTGCGGTCATGCTCGAACCCATCCAGGGCGAGAACGGCGTCATCATCCCGCCGACCGGCTATCTCAAACAGGTGGCGGACCTGTGCAAGGAGACCAACGTCCTGATGATCGCGGACGAGATCCAGACCGGCCTCGCTCGGACGGGACGGATGTTTGCCTGCGATCACGAGGGCGTCCGCCCCGACATGACCATCGTCGGCAAGGCGCTTTCGGGCGGATTCTATCCCGTCAGCGCGGCGCTCGCGGACGCGTCCCTGATGGGACTCTTCCAGCCTGGCGAACACGGCTCGACCTTCGGCGGGAATCCGCTCGCGGCCGCGGTCGGACGCGCCGCCCTGCGCGTCATCCGCGACGAGAAGCTGGCGGATCGTTCCCGCGACCTGGGCGCGTACTTCGTCGAGCAGTTGTCCGAGATCCCCAGCCCGCACGTCAAGGAGGTGCGCGGACGCGGCCTCCTCATCGGCGTGGAATTAAAGCCCTCGGCGGGCGGCGCGCGGCGCTTCTGCGAGGCGCTGCAAGCGAAGGGCATCCTCGCCAAAGAGACGCACGACCACGTCATCCGTTTTGCCCCGCCGTTGGTGATCGACCAGGAAACGATTGACTGGGCGTTGCCGTCTATCCGCGAAACGCTGAATATGAAATGATTTCGCGAACCCCGTTTTCTCCGCGAAAACGGGTCTCGTCTCAGGATTTGAAGGAGCCGCCATGAACATTGGCATACCAAAAGAGCGCCGCCCGTTCGAATACCGCGTCGGACTGTCGCCCGCCGGCGTGGAGATGCTCTCCCAAATGGGACACCGCATCTTCGTCGAGCATGACGCGGGCGTGGGCGCGGGTTTCGGCGACCTGGAATACGAAAAGGCCGGGGCGCAGATCGTCTACTCTGGCGAGGAGACGTACGGCCGCGCGGACCTGCTGCTCAAGGTGGCGCGTCCGCTCCGCGAGGAACTGGAGTGGATGCCGCCGGGCAGTGCGCTGATGGGCGCGCTTCACCTGGCGTCGGCGCGGCAGGATAAACTGGACATCCTGCTCGAAAAGAAGATTACGGCCATCGCCTACGAGCAGATCCGCCTGCCAGACGGCTCGCGCCCGGTCCTGCGCCCGTTCAGCCAGATGTGCGGCGCGATGGCGGCTTCGATCGCGGCGCGCTGCCTGCAAAACGACTTCGGCGGCAAGGGGATTTTGCTGGGCGGCATGCCTGGCGTGCCGCCGGCGGAGGTGGCGATTTTGGGCGGCGGCATGGTCGGCACGTACGCGGCGCAGTCCCTGCTCGGGCTGGGCGCGCACGTCATCGTGCTGGACCGCGACCTGTTCGCCCTGCAGCGCATTTCCGACCGCTTCCCGGCCGTCTCGACGATGGTTTCCACGCCGCGGAACATCGAACGCGTGGCGCAGTTCGCGGACGTTTTGATCGGCGCGACGCTGGCGCCCGGGGCGCGCACGCCCCTGCTCGTCTCGCGCGAGGTCGTCCGCTCGATGAAGCCGCGCTCGGTCATCATTGACATTGACATTGACGAAGGCGGCAGCATCGAAACCGCCCGCCCGACCACGCACGACCGGCCAACGTATGTAGAGGAGGGCGTCATCCATTTTTGTGTGCCGAACATCACCAGCGTGGTCGCCCGCACCTGCGTCCATTCCTACGTCAACGCCGCCATGCCCTTTATCGCGGAATTGGCTGAAAAGGGCGTGGAAAAAGCCATTGACGAAAACCCCGCCATCCTGGCCGCCGTCGGCACGC harbors:
- a CDS encoding ornithine--oxo-acid transaminase, encoding MNTQEYIALEEQYGARNYRPLDVVIERGEGVWVYDVDGRKYLDCLSAYSAVNQGHVHPKILEAMLEQAKKLTLTSRAFRNDQLPLFYKELAEMTGYEMSLPMNSGAEAVETAIKLARKWAYTVKGVARHQAEIIVCAGNFHGRTTTIISFSTEPSYRDNFGPFTPGFLVAPYGDAEAIRRLITSNTAAVMLEPIQGENGVIIPPTGYLKQVADLCKETNVLMIADEIQTGLARTGRMFACDHEGVRPDMTIVGKALSGGFYPVSAALADASLMGLFQPGEHGSTFGGNPLAAAVGRAALRVIRDEKLADRSRDLGAYFVEQLSEIPSPHVKEVRGRGLLIGVELKPSAGGARRFCEALQAKGILAKETHDHVIRFAPPLVIDQETIDWALPSIRETLNMK
- a CDS encoding alanine dehydrogenase encodes the protein MNIGIPKERRPFEYRVGLSPAGVEMLSQMGHRIFVEHDAGVGAGFGDLEYEKAGAQIVYSGEETYGRADLLLKVARPLREELEWMPPGSALMGALHLASARQDKLDILLEKKITAIAYEQIRLPDGSRPVLRPFSQMCGAMAASIAARCLQNDFGGKGILLGGMPGVPPAEVAILGGGMVGTYAAQSLLGLGAHVIVLDRDLFALQRISDRFPAVSTMVSTPRNIERVAQFADVLIGATLAPGARTPLLVSREVVRSMKPRSVIIDIDIDEGGSIETARPTTHDRPTYVEEGVIHFCVPNITSVVARTCVHSYVNAAMPFIAELAEKGVEKAIDENPAILAAVGTRGGTLLHAGRFAANKEAANGLD